In Macrobrachium rosenbergii isolate ZJJX-2024 chromosome 47, ASM4041242v1, whole genome shotgun sequence, the following are encoded in one genomic region:
- the LOC136830793 gene encoding uncharacterized protein isoform X1, translated as MTAVTLAVYEKMNDSKEEEALCNNVQNHRQQLLNHQQEIDRDLEAGSCNDDDDDESREEGEGEEGEEGKEGEEGEHKEKQEIPAIYNVEPGCTALGCYSAIITFIIMTLGIIALLIHSSPPNARADNYNATDGFNLSAIKPPPPPPPPPLTTLAPDLIE; from the exons ATGACGGCCGTCACTTTAGCTGTGTATGAAAAG ATGAACGACagcaaggaagaagaagccctcTGCAACAATGTGCAGAACCACCGTCAGCAGCTGCTGAACCACCAGCAGGAAATCGACAGGGACTTGGAGGCTGGTTCCTgcaacgacgacgacgacgacgagagTCGGGAGGAGGGcgagggggaagagggggaggagggcaaggagggggaggagggagagcaCAAAGAGAAGCAAGAGATCCCGGCCATATACAACGTCGAGCCCGGGTGCACGGCGCTCGGGTGCTACTCGGCCATCATCACTTTCATCATCATGACGCTGGGGATCATAGCCCTCCTCATCCACTCCTCGCCGCCCAATGCCCGGGCCGATAATTACAATGCCACTGACGGTTTCAATCTAAGCGCCATcaaaccccctcctcctcctcctccgcctcctttAACGACACTGGCACCCGATCTCATCGaatag
- the LOC136830793 gene encoding uncharacterized protein isoform X2: MNDSKEEEALCNNVQNHRQQLLNHQQEIDRDLEAGSCNDDDDDESREEGEGEEGEEGKEGEEGEHKEKQEIPAIYNVEPGCTALGCYSAIITFIIMTLGIIALLIHSSPPNARADNYNATDGFNLSAIKPPPPPPPPPLTTLAPDLIE, encoded by the coding sequence ATGAACGACagcaaggaagaagaagccctcTGCAACAATGTGCAGAACCACCGTCAGCAGCTGCTGAACCACCAGCAGGAAATCGACAGGGACTTGGAGGCTGGTTCCTgcaacgacgacgacgacgacgagagTCGGGAGGAGGGcgagggggaagagggggaggagggcaaggagggggaggagggagagcaCAAAGAGAAGCAAGAGATCCCGGCCATATACAACGTCGAGCCCGGGTGCACGGCGCTCGGGTGCTACTCGGCCATCATCACTTTCATCATCATGACGCTGGGGATCATAGCCCTCCTCATCCACTCCTCGCCGCCCAATGCCCGGGCCGATAATTACAATGCCACTGACGGTTTCAATCTAAGCGCCATcaaaccccctcctcctcctcctccgcctcctttAACGACACTGGCACCCGATCTCATCGaatag